A window of the Gossypium arboreum isolate Shixiya-1 chromosome 2, ASM2569848v2, whole genome shotgun sequence genome harbors these coding sequences:
- the LOC108467192 gene encoding extensin-1 — protein sequence MQILPFRGGALVCFIASLLFVASFCNADAKTVEVVGAGECADCAENNLEISQAFSGLRVNIDCKPENGKNFKTRGSGELDKQGNFKVSVPEDLVENGELKEECYAQLHSVSAAPCPAHDGLESAKLVLKSSSDGKHEFGLKGKLRFSPLTCASAFFWPHFKFPPMPKWNHPPLPKFPLPPFKGFHHHYPIIPPIYKKPLPPPSPVYKPPPVPVNPPVPIYKPPPVPVYKPPPVPVKPLPPPVPIYKPPPVEKPHPPPVPIYKPPPVEKPHPPPVPIYKPPPVEKPHPPPVPVYKPPPVEKPHPPPVPVYKPPPVPVYKKPCPPPVPVYKSPPVPVYKKPHPPPVPVYKKPHPPPVPVYKKPCPPPVPVYKSPPVPEPHPPPVPVHKPPPVPVYKKRVPPPVPIYKPPPVPVYNKPLPPQVPVYTKPLPPPVPTYNPKPLPPIPYKPLPPLPKIPPFPKKPCPPLPKLPPLPKIPPKYFHHHPPLPKLPPLPKIPPKYFHHHPKFGKWPPLPPFAPHHP from the exons ATGCAGATCCTCCCGTTTCGAGGAGGCGCACTTGTGTGCTTCATTGCTTCCTTGTTATTTGTTGCCAGTTTTTGCAATGCCGATGCTAAAACAGTCGAGGTTGTCGGGGCTGGTGAGTGTGCAGATTGTGCAGAGAATAACTTGGAGATTAGCCAGGCTTTTTCAG GGCTACGAGTAAACATAGACTGCAAGCCCGAAAATGGGAAGAACTTCAAAACACGAGGATCAGGGGAGCTTGATAAACAAGGCAATTTTAAAGTATCCGTTCCAGAGGATTTGGTTGAAAATGGGGAACTGAAGGAAGAATGCTATGCACAGCTTCACAGTGTATCGGCAGCACCTTGTCCCGCCCATGATGGCTTGGAGTCGGCCAAGTTAGTGTTGAAGTCCAGTAGTGATGGGAAACACGAGTTTGGGTTAAAAGGAAAGCTCAGATTCTCACCTCTAACCTGTGCTTCTGCCTTCTTTTGGCCTCACTTTAAGTTTCCTCCCATGCCTAAGTGGAACCATCCCCCTTTGCCCAAGTTTCCACTTCCCCCATTCAAAGGCTTCCACCACCATTATCCAATAATCCCTCCCATCTACAAGAAACCTCTTCCGCCACCGTCCCCGGTGTACAAGCCCCCTCCAGTTCCCGTAAACCCACCTGTTCCAATCTATAAACCTCCACCAGTTCCAGTCTATAAACCTCCTCCAGTTCCAGTAAAACCACTTCCTCCACCTGTTCCGATCTACAAACCTCCACCAGTTGAAAAACCACATCCTCCACCTGTTCCAATCTACAAACCTCCACCAGTTGAAAAACCACATCCTCCACCTGTTCCAATCTACAAACCTCCACCAGTTGAAAAACCACATCCTCCACCTGTTCCAGTTTATAAACCTCCACCAGTTGAAAAACCACATCCTCCACCTGTTCCAGTCTATAAACCTCCACCAGTTCCAGTATATAAGAAACCATGTCCTCCACCAGTTCCAGTCTATAAATCTCCTCCGGTTCCAGTATACAAGAAACCGCATCCTCCTCCAGTTCCAGTCTATAAGAAACCACATCCACCTCCAGTTCCAGTATACAAGAAACCATGTCCTCCCCCAGTTCCAGTCTATAAATCTCCTCCAGTTCCGGAACCACATCCTCCACCAGTTCCAGTCCATAAGCCTCCTCCAGTTCCGGTATACAAGAAACGAGTCCCTCCTCCGGTTCCAATCTACAAGCCCCCTCCAGTTCCTGTATACAACAAACCACTACCTCCCCAGGTTCCAGTGTATACGAAGCCACTTCCACCACCTGTTCCAACCTACAATCCAAAACCCCTCCCTCCCATTCCTTACAAGCCACTCCCTCCACTTCCCAAGATCCCTCCATTCCCTAAGAAGCCATGCCCTCCCCTTCCTAAGCTACCTCCTCTTCCCAAGATTCCTCCCAAGTATTTCCACCACCACCCTCCTCTTCCTAAGCTGCCTCCTCTCCCTAAGATTCCTCCCAAGTATTTCCACCACCACCCCAAGTTCGGAAAATGGCCTCCTTTGCCACCCTTTGCTCCCCATCATCCTTAA